The following proteins are encoded in a genomic region of Doryrhamphus excisus isolate RoL2022-K1 chromosome 6, RoL_Dexc_1.0, whole genome shotgun sequence:
- the ndufa1 gene encoding NADH dehydrogenase [ubiquinone] 1 alpha subcomplex subunit 1, whose protein sequence is MWYEILPGFAIMTVCLIIPGVATAQIHKFTNGGKEKRVARLPWHWYLLERDRRVSGTGRHFDTKGLENIH, encoded by the exons ATGTGGTATGAAATCCTGCCCGGCTTCGCCATCATGACAGTTTGTCTGATTATTCCCGGCGTCGCCACAGCACAGATCCACAAATTCACCAACGGTGGAAAG GAAAAGCGAGTCGCCCGGCTTCCGTGGCATTGGTACTTGTTGGAGAGAGACCGGCGGGTGTCGGGAACGGGACGGCACTTTGACACCAAG GGACTCGAGAACATCCACTGA
- the rpl39 gene encoding 60S ribosomal protein L39 has translation MSSHKTFRIKRFLAKKQKQNRPIPQWIRMKTGNKIRYNSKRRHWRRTKLGL, from the exons ATG TCGTCCCACAAGACTTTCAGGATCAAACGCTTCTTGGCTAAGAAGCAGAAACAAAACAGGCCCATTCCTCAGTGGATCAGAATGAAGACTGGAAACAAGATCAG GTACAACTCTAAGAGGAGACACTGGAGGAGGACTAAGCTTGGCCTGTAA
- the sowahd gene encoding ankyrin repeat domain-containing protein SOWAHD has protein sequence MDDGSLGDQAATTETHSRQAPVTERLSRYGMPVTVGAPQRRSRLLQRRQEDKKGGAAAGRDRASITAPLRGGLTSSAPTGEQDHPWALYPMEHAWMLSAVEGNYDTLLEFVSEDPLLLARRDFISGYSVLHWLAKRGKDDTLLQLLHHAEKVGGARVSVDVRGSGGLTPLHVASMHAHYAVVKLLVGAFGANVDAMDYSGRRAWQYLRSDAPVEMKELLGMWDDEHAGGGASNANKNSNNSSVVEAAACEEVDGLHDQVSSFDWTRGGSRRFGSLRRIFSFRANRR, from the coding sequence ATGGATGATGGCAGCTTGGGGGACCAGGCTGCCACTACCGAAACTCACTCCAGACAAGCCCCGGTTACAGAGCGCCTCTCCCGGTATGGCATGCCTGTTACGGTCGGTGCTCCTCAGCGGAGGTCAAGGCTGCTGCAGAGGCGGCAGGAAGACAAGAAGGGCGGTGCTGCTGCGGGTCGAGACCGAGCTTCCATCACAGCTCCCCTGCGAGGCGGGTTGACCTCATCCGCACCCACGGGAGAGCAGGACCACCCGTGGGCTCTGTACCCCATGGAGCACGCCTGGATGCTGTCAGCCGTGGAGGGCAACTATGACACGCTACTGGAGTTCGTGTCAGAGGACCCGCTGCTTCTCGCTAGGCGGGACTTCATCAGCGGCTACTCCGTCCTCCACTGGCTGGCCAAGCGCGGCAAGGACGACaccctcctccagctcctccaccaCGCCGAGAAGGTAGGCGGTGCTCGGGTGAGCGTGGACGTGCGGGGAAGCGGCGGGCTGACGCCCCTGCACGTCGCCAGCATGCACGCTCACTATGCGGTCGTCAAGCTGCTGGTGGGGGCTTTCGGTGCCAACGTGGACGCCATGGACTACAGCGGGAGGCGGGCCTGGCAGTACCTGCGGTCGGATGCTCCAGTAGAGATGAAGGAGCTGCTCGGGATGTGGGACGACGAGCACGCCGGTGGGGGGGCGTCCAACGCCAATAAgaacagcaacaacagcagcgtcGTTGAGGCTGCAGCGTGTGAGGAAGTGGATGGACTCCATGACCAAGTCAGCTCGTTTGACTGGACGAGGGGAGGAAGCAGGAGGTTTGGGTCTTTGAGAAGGATTTTCTCCTTTCGTGCAAACAGACGCTGA
- the tmem255a gene encoding transmembrane protein 255A isoform X2: protein MPPAPSLQSSGLTLSETSIGSFKRRKRKSIIVTVMLLIVSVLILIFGLAATTRTQNITVGGYYPGLILGFGSFLGIIGSHLIENKRQMLVASIVFISFGVVAAFCCAIVDGVFAARHIDLRPLYAGRCDYHSSETASERDVACQTSSRTSCNLRVRSNTCYCCDLYNCGSRVEVVGGYHEYTDVKSCQDVVHLYHLLWSATILNIVALFLGIITAAVLGGFKDMTPSQTSESTSEPEAITASVPSEGPPPTNSVNSYYNTAPRLPPYSAYDAQVGTYMLADSSGLSDDSQSGASHLWPTMIPPRYSPPHNHPEDKPPPYSP, encoded by the exons TttaagaggaggaagaggaaatccATCATCGTCACGGTGATGCTGCTGATTGTGTCCGTGCTCATTCTCATCTTCGGCCTGGCAGCGACAACCAGGACACAGAACATCACCGTTGGCGGCTACTACCCGGGACTCATT CTGGGCTTTGGCTCCTTCCTGGGAATCATCGGCTCTCATTTGATAGAGAACAAGAGGCAGATG CTAGTGGCTTCCATTGTCTTCATCAGCTTCGGGGTGGTGGCTGCCTTCTGCTGCGCTATTGTAGATGGAGTTTTTGCCGCCAGGCACATT GACCTGAGGCCTCTCTATGCAGGACGCTGTGACTACCACTCGAGCGAGACTGCATCTGAACGAGAC GTGGCCTGCCAGACGTCATCTCGCACGTCCTGCAACCTGCGTGTGAGAAGCAACACGTGTTACTGCTGCGACCTGTACAACTGTGGCAG CCGCGTGGAGGTGGTCGGCGGCTACCACGAGTACACCGACGTGAAAAGCTGTCAGGATGTGGTTCACCTCTACCACCTGCTCTGGTCTGCCACCATCCTCAACATCGTGGCTCTTTTCTTGGGCATCATCACCGCTGCCGTGCTGGGTGGCTTCAAAGACATG ACACCTTCTCAGACCTCAGAAAGCACATCTGAACCAGAGGCCATCACGGCCTCGGTGCCCTCAGAAGGCCCACCACCCACCAACTCTGTCAACTCCTACTACAACACCGCCCCCCGCCTGCCGCCATACAGCGCCTATGACGCACAG GTGGGTACCTACATGTTGGCCGACTCCTCCGGACTGTCAGACGACTCCCAGTCTGGAGCCAGTCACCTTTGGCCCACCATGATTCCTCCACGCTACTCCCCACCTCACAACCATCCCGAGGACAAGCCCCCGCCATACAGCCCCTAA
- the nkap gene encoding NF-kappa-B-activating protein, producing the protein MPQFNRLSPRSPRHRRSRTPRSRSPSRDGSLSPDSFGPKPPKPRNREREREEREHRLREAKTIKRFRIGSPRRSRSRSRERHTGSGGVNHSRWAEQKDAPWRHGGFRDDFYYDQQRDDAHRQRQEELMARRLQERERIGEQGCPEVWGYSPRVKEEDSDEFTPVEENEKNASSGSEDEKRKKKKKSKKKKRMKNSDSGLDSDSDEDKVKKKKKKSKKSKKSKKKKKKAKKSRKTSSESSSGESEEEGEEEDPNEVTWVEKTCTDEHLVGPEAPLTHLSQDERPLDFGHALLPGEGAAMAEYVKAGKRIPRRGEIGLTSNEIADFEKSGYVMSGSRHRRMEAVRLRKENQIYSADEKRALASFNQEERRKRESKILSSFREMVYRKTKGKEDKT; encoded by the exons ATGCCGCAGTTCAACCGACTAAGTCCCCGGAGTCCTCGACACCGTCGAAGCCGCACTCCTCGCTCCCGCAGCCCCAGCCGAGATGGGAGTTTGTCTCCGGACAGCTTCGGGCCCAAACCACCGAAGCCTCGTAACAGGGAGCGCGAACGAGAGGAGAGGGAGCATCGACTCAGGGAGGCCAAAACTATTAAACGGTTCCGAATCGGGAGCCCCCGCCGCAGTCGATCCCGATCCAGAGAGCGGCACACGGGCAGCGGCGGTGTTAACCACAGTCGCTGGGCCGAGCAGAAGGACGCTCCGTGGAGGCACGGTGGCTTCAGAGACGACTTTTACTACGACCAGCAGAGGGACGACGCCCACAGACAGAGACAAGAGGAATTAATGGCGAg GCGGCTGCAAGAGCGAGAGAGAATTGGAGAGCAAGGCTGTCCCGAAGTGTGGGGATATTCTCCCAGAGTAAAAGAAGAAGA CTCTGATGAATTTACACCAGTcgaagaaaatgagaaaaatgccAGCTCAGGGTCTGAAG acgagaaaaggaaaaaaaagaagaaatccaAGAAGAAAAAACGCATGAAGAATTCAGACAGCGGTTTGGACTCAGACTCAGATG AGGACAAggtcaagaagaagaaaaagaagagcaaGAA GTCCAAAAagtccaagaagaagaagaagaaggccaaGAAGAGCCGCAAGACGTCGAGCGAGTCCAGCAGTGGCGAGTCtgaggaggagggagaggaggaggaccCCAACGAGGTGACGTGGGTTGAGAAAACGTGCACGGATGAACACCTGGTGGGACCCGAAGCTCCGCTCACTCACCTGTCTCAGGACGAACGACCCCTAGA TTTTGGTCATGCTCTCCTACCGGGAGAAGGTGCCGCAATGGCGGAATACGTGAAGGCCGGAAAACGTATTCCGAGGAGAGGAGAGATCGGCCTCACCAGTAACGAGATTGCAGATTTTGAGAAGTCGGGCTACGTCATGAGCGGCAGCAG ACATCGCCGCATGGAGGCTGTACGTCTGAGAAAGGAGAACCAGATCTACAGTGCCGATGAAAAGAGAGCGCTGGCCTCCTTCAACCAGGAAGAAAGACGCAAAAGGGAAAGCAAGATCCTGTCCAGTTTTCGAGAGATGGTCTACAGGAAGACCAAAGGAAAGGAGGACAAGACTTAA
- the tmem255a gene encoding transmembrane protein 255A isoform X3, translating into MLLIVSVLILIFGLAATTRTQNITVGGYYPGLILGFGSFLGIIGSHLIENKRQMLVASIVFISFGVVAAFCCAIVDGVFAARHIDLRPLYAGRCDYHSSETASERDVACQTSSRTSCNLRVRSNTCYCCDLYNCGREPPQMGLQNKDLKKFKKPSMIWNRVEVVGGYHEYTDVKSCQDVVHLYHLLWSATILNIVALFLGIITAAVLGGFKDMTPSQTSESTSEPEAITASVPSEGPPPTNSVNSYYNTAPRLPPYSAYDAQVGTYMLADSSGLSDDSQSGASHLWPTMIPPRYSPPHNHPEDKPPPYSP; encoded by the exons ATGCTGCTGATTGTGTCCGTGCTCATTCTCATCTTCGGCCTGGCAGCGACAACCAGGACACAGAACATCACCGTTGGCGGCTACTACCCGGGACTCATT CTGGGCTTTGGCTCCTTCCTGGGAATCATCGGCTCTCATTTGATAGAGAACAAGAGGCAGATG CTAGTGGCTTCCATTGTCTTCATCAGCTTCGGGGTGGTGGCTGCCTTCTGCTGCGCTATTGTAGATGGAGTTTTTGCCGCCAGGCACATT GACCTGAGGCCTCTCTATGCAGGACGCTGTGACTACCACTCGAGCGAGACTGCATCTGAACGAGAC GTGGCCTGCCAGACGTCATCTCGCACGTCCTGCAACCTGCGTGTGAGAAGCAACACGTGTTACTGCTGCGACCTGTACAACTGTGGCAG AGAGCCTCCTCAAATGGGACTTCAGAATAAAGATTTGAAAAAGTTTAAGAAACCATCAATGATTTGGAA CCGCGTGGAGGTGGTCGGCGGCTACCACGAGTACACCGACGTGAAAAGCTGTCAGGATGTGGTTCACCTCTACCACCTGCTCTGGTCTGCCACCATCCTCAACATCGTGGCTCTTTTCTTGGGCATCATCACCGCTGCCGTGCTGGGTGGCTTCAAAGACATG ACACCTTCTCAGACCTCAGAAAGCACATCTGAACCAGAGGCCATCACGGCCTCGGTGCCCTCAGAAGGCCCACCACCCACCAACTCTGTCAACTCCTACTACAACACCGCCCCCCGCCTGCCGCCATACAGCGCCTATGACGCACAG GTGGGTACCTACATGTTGGCCGACTCCTCCGGACTGTCAGACGACTCCCAGTCTGGAGCCAGTCACCTTTGGCCCACCATGATTCCTCCACGCTACTCCCCACCTCACAACCATCCCGAGGACAAGCCCCCGCCATACAGCCCCTAA
- the zbtb33 gene encoding transcriptional regulator Kaiso, with the protein MQMADTKGAAMQTLKLISATDPQYSAALLQAMNEQRNSGLFCDVTIIIQDRKFRAHKSILSASSTYFHQLFVVAGQVIELNFLRAEIFEHILNFIYSSKIVRIRSDLLEELISAGQTLGVKFIAKLATPLSRVKGLPGLSKEDESRDESSSEMVMPIISESFSISAEEFSKPADHEADSDDDDVMFVSQTDSKSRVSAEVIDLETVDSVEKEPSKEPAEPKLPDSSPLRSPDSSSKDYNSPARVSSGSTASLTGGGGGGGGGGNQELQSASQSCGTSTAKGGNADILGVHKKQVSSSPQQGDSKIRLLDISERNIKLPTATKKTVTLNAATEIDSISPNCKVYANIGENTYDIVPVKEDPGEGGSKSNKGKRSIAEIPGNLKVGPNKKKSKSELDDHYELIMDGKTFYVCVVCKRPYVCLTSLRRHFNTHSWEKKYPCRYCDKVFALAEYRTKHEIQHTGERRYQCLMCSGTFLNYQLLSNHCKQVHNQDPSGRKAKEDGEDNIYRLLPSKSVQMKPYSWTTEGAAIPFISEDGSVQHLPPGHEDVVHPPVQNRMLHWDNLFVESEEQMLMGGQGRPPMNARPPQAKAEYAFTIPETY; encoded by the exons ATGCAGATGGCAGACACAAAAGGCGCAG CCATGCAGACCCTGAAGCTGATCTCCGCGACCGACCCCCAGTATTCGGCCGCTTTGCTCCAGGCGATGAACGAGCAACGAAACAGCGGATTATTTTGCGACGTCACCATCATCATCCAAGACAGGAAGTTCCGAGCCCACAAAAGCATCCTGTCAGCATCGAGTACTTATTTCCACCAGCTGTTCGTTGTGGCGGGGCAGGTCATAGAGCTGAACTTTCTCCGAGCGGAGATCTTTGAGCACATCCTTAATTTCATTTACAGCTCCAAGATCGTACGGATTCGCTCGGACTTGTTGGAAGAGCTCATCTCGGCCGGGCAGACGCTCGGGGTCAAGTTCATTGCCAAGCTGGCGACGCCCCTCTCGCGAGTCAAGGGTTTGCCGGGTTTGTCCAAGGAGGACGAAAGCCGGGATGAATCGTCGTCTGAGATGGTCATGCCCATCATCTCAGAGTCCTTCTCAATATCTGCGGAGGAGTTCAGCAAACCGGCAGATCATGAAGCCGACTCGGACGACGACGACGTTATGTTTGTCTCGCAGACAGACTCCAAATCCAGAGTCTCGGCGGAGGTCATTGATTTGGAGACGGTGGATTCAGTTGAGAAGGAGCCAAGCAAAGAACCCGCAGAGCCAAAGCTTCCTGACAGCAGCCCTCTGCGTAGTCCGGACAGCAGCTCCAAGGACTATAATTCCCCGGCCAGGGTGTCGTCTGGAAGTACTGCCAGCCTGaccggtggcggcggcggcggcggcggcggcggcaaccAGGAGCTCCAGAGTGCCTCTCAGTCGTGTGGAACCAGCACGGCGAAGGGGGGCAACGCAGACATACTGGGAGTCCACAAAAAGCAAGTTTCCTCCTCACCTCAGCAAGGAGATTCCAAAATCAGGCTGCTGGACATTTCGGAAAGAAACATCAAACTGCCGACGGCAACCAAAAAGACGGTAACACTCAATGCGGCAACAGAAATCGATTCCATTTCTCCCAATTGTAAAGTTTACGCCAACATCGGGGAGAACACCTACGATATCGTCCCGGTGAAGGAGGATCCGGGAGAAGGCGGCTCAAAATCCAACAAAGGGAAGAGATCCATAGCGGAAATACCCGGGAACCTCAAGGTGGGACCAAACAAGAAGAAATCCAAATCAGAGCTGGACGACCACTACGAGCTCATCATGGACGGCAAGACGTTCTACGTGTGCGTCGTGTGCAAGCGACCCTACGTGTGCCTGACCAGCCTCCGCCGCCACTTCAACACGCACTCGTGGGAAAAGAAGTACCCGTGCCGCTACTGCGACAAAGTTTTTGCTCTGGCCGAGTACAGGACTAAGCACGAAATCCAGCACACGGGCGAGCGGCGGTACCAGTGCCTGATGTGCAGCGGGACCTTCCTCAACTACCAGCTGCTGTCCAACCACTGCAAGCAGGTCCACAACCAGGACCCCAGCGGCAGGAAGGCCAAAGAAGACGGCGAGGACAACATCTACCGCCTGCTGCCGTCCAAGTCGGTGCAGATGAAGCCGTACTCGTGGACCACGGAGGGGGCTGCCATCCCATTCATCTCCGAGGACGGCAGCGTGCAGCATCTCCCACCAGGCCACGAGGACGTCGTCCACCCACCCGTCCAGAACCGAATGCTGCACTGGGACAACCTTTTCGTGGAGTCCGAGGAGCAAATGCTGATGGGCGGGCAAGGACGGCCGCCCATGAATGCTCGTCCTCCTCAGGCGAAGGCGGAATACGCTTTCACTATTCCGGAGACGTATTGA
- the tmem255a gene encoding transmembrane protein 255A isoform X1 — translation MPPAPSLQSSGLTLSETSIGSFKRRKRKSIIVTVMLLIVSVLILIFGLAATTRTQNITVGGYYPGLILGFGSFLGIIGSHLIENKRQMLVASIVFISFGVVAAFCCAIVDGVFAARHIDLRPLYAGRCDYHSSETASERDVACQTSSRTSCNLRVRSNTCYCCDLYNCGREPPQMGLQNKDLKKFKKPSMIWNRVEVVGGYHEYTDVKSCQDVVHLYHLLWSATILNIVALFLGIITAAVLGGFKDMTPSQTSESTSEPEAITASVPSEGPPPTNSVNSYYNTAPRLPPYSAYDAQVGTYMLADSSGLSDDSQSGASHLWPTMIPPRYSPPHNHPEDKPPPYSP, via the exons TttaagaggaggaagaggaaatccATCATCGTCACGGTGATGCTGCTGATTGTGTCCGTGCTCATTCTCATCTTCGGCCTGGCAGCGACAACCAGGACACAGAACATCACCGTTGGCGGCTACTACCCGGGACTCATT CTGGGCTTTGGCTCCTTCCTGGGAATCATCGGCTCTCATTTGATAGAGAACAAGAGGCAGATG CTAGTGGCTTCCATTGTCTTCATCAGCTTCGGGGTGGTGGCTGCCTTCTGCTGCGCTATTGTAGATGGAGTTTTTGCCGCCAGGCACATT GACCTGAGGCCTCTCTATGCAGGACGCTGTGACTACCACTCGAGCGAGACTGCATCTGAACGAGAC GTGGCCTGCCAGACGTCATCTCGCACGTCCTGCAACCTGCGTGTGAGAAGCAACACGTGTTACTGCTGCGACCTGTACAACTGTGGCAG AGAGCCTCCTCAAATGGGACTTCAGAATAAAGATTTGAAAAAGTTTAAGAAACCATCAATGATTTGGAA CCGCGTGGAGGTGGTCGGCGGCTACCACGAGTACACCGACGTGAAAAGCTGTCAGGATGTGGTTCACCTCTACCACCTGCTCTGGTCTGCCACCATCCTCAACATCGTGGCTCTTTTCTTGGGCATCATCACCGCTGCCGTGCTGGGTGGCTTCAAAGACATG ACACCTTCTCAGACCTCAGAAAGCACATCTGAACCAGAGGCCATCACGGCCTCGGTGCCCTCAGAAGGCCCACCACCCACCAACTCTGTCAACTCCTACTACAACACCGCCCCCCGCCTGCCGCCATACAGCGCCTATGACGCACAG GTGGGTACCTACATGTTGGCCGACTCCTCCGGACTGTCAGACGACTCCCAGTCTGGAGCCAGTCACCTTTGGCCCACCATGATTCCTCCACGCTACTCCCCACCTCACAACCATCCCGAGGACAAGCCCCCGCCATACAGCCCCTAA
- the upf3b gene encoding regulator of nonsense transcripts 3B, protein MKEDKENTRPREKRVEIMCDDVEKAEKLKEKKETMTKIVIRRLPPSLTKDELEEQLQPLPEVDYLEFFSNDTSLYPHLFARAYINFKNQEDIVLFRDRFDGYVFIDNRGQEYPAIVEFAPFQKTSKKKMKKKDAKCGTITDDPDYKKFLDYYNGDDEKLTSTPETLLEEIEARSKELVAKKTTPLLDFLKNKQRIREEKKEERRRRELERKRLRDEERRKWREERKRKGADKMKKLDKLPESDKDQVKEEPKIKLLRKPDRGEEADTDKTKEKFKKSDRPIKEDRTTGGGDQKRRQHENREERGKKPDEEGRKEFRERDGDREPDKERRQKEKERIRRQEEERRRRREKQDVENAGRRRVEEDGAKKERERPSDRKRGDNVTESVHAEKMERPPRENKKDDSSKRERLRNKDRPAIQLYQPGARSRHRPAGGGGGGDSLSADRKPDAEMKKASDKGED, encoded by the exons ATGAAGGAAGACAAGGAAAACACACGTCCCAGGGAGAAAAGGGTGGAAATAATGTGCGATGATGTAGAAAAGGCGGAGaaattgaaggaaaaaaaggagACCATGACAAAG ATTGTGATTAGAAGATTGCCACCAAGCCTAACTAAAGACGAGCTGGAGGAGCAGCTGCAACCACTCCCAGAAGTGGACTACCTGGAGTTCTTCTCCAATGACACCAG CCTTTACCCTCACCTCTTTGCAAGGGCATACATCAACTTCAAGAACCAGGAAGATATTGTTCTATTTAGGGATCGCTTTGATGGCTATGTGTTCATTGACAATAGAG GACAGGAGTACCCTGCTATTGTGGAGTTTGCGCCTTTCCAAAAGACGtccaaaaagaaaatgaagaaaaaggaCGCCAAGTGTGGAACAATAACTGACG ATCCGGATTACAAAAAATTTCTGGATTATTATAACGGAGATGATGAGAAATTGACATCAACGCCTGAGACGTTGCTAGAAGAGATTGAAGCCAGATCAAAGGAATTAGTTG CTAAAAAGACAACTCCTCTGTTGGACTTCCTGAAGAATAAACAG AGAATCAGAGAGGAGAAgaaagaggagaggaggagaagggAGCTTGAACGTAAACGCCTTCGCGACGAGGAGCGCCGCAAGTGGAGAGAGGAGCGCAAACGCAAAGGCGCGGACAAGATGAAGAAACTGGACAAGCTGCCAGAAAGCGACAAAGACCAAGTCAAAGAGGAGCCAAAAATCAAA CTGCTGAGGAAGCCCGACAGAGGAGAAGAAGCTGACACGGACAAAACTAAGGAGAAGTTTAAAAAATCAGATAGGCCGATCAAAGAAGACAGAACTACGGGCGGTGGAGATCAGAAGAGACGTCAGCATGAGAACAGGGAAGAGCGAGGAAAGAA ACCAGATGAGGAGGGCCGCAAGGAGTTCCGGGAGCGTGACGGCGACCGCGAGCCAGACAAGGAGCGGCGCCAGAAGGAGAAGGAACGCATAAGGCGGCAGGAAGAGGAGCGACGGCGCAGGAGGGAGAAGCAGGATGTGGAGAACGCCGGCAGGAGGCGAGTGGAGGAGGACGGGGCCAAGAAGGAGCGAGAGCGTCCGTCGGACAGGAAACGCGGCGACAACGTGACCGAGTCTGTACATGCTGAGAAGATGGAGAGACCCCCTAGAGAAAATAAGAAGGATGACAGCAGCAAAAGAGAGAGGCTTCGGAATAAA GATCGTCCTGCTATCCAGCTGTACCAGCCTGGAGCCAGAAGTCGGCATCGACCagcaggaggcggaggagggggTGACTCCCTCTCTGCGGACAGGAAGCCAGACGCAGAGATGAAGAAAGCATCTGACAAAGGCGAGgactga